The Toxoplasma gondii ME49 chromosome III, whole genome shotgun sequence genome includes a window with the following:
- a CDS encoding VTC domain-containing protein (encoded by transcript TGME49_299080~Predicted trans-membrane domain (TMHMM2.0):1148-1171:1198-1221): MASENCTSPEASPYGLRRTEKEERKRDARGSSVGSLASLPSCAESALPRHYLPLYVNIPQMEKLITQLAADASQKLSTATIKKQLKQMQQEPLTTVPLNENSGKKETVSGDRSGLAKAAERPPVSPSWRATAEESVGSQESGQARERDDREATEREERDEAQKTTQTAGTSIFGQAELMSLLPESRFRNLMQHQVQRLNFFVQSKEQEVCQRLSHIYSAIGLMREQHGFTVDVAARLEEELDAQSAEITHLDFFVRRNYKALVDLGHFFDRLLKTDATRWFIFSLIKEKFCDVDLEGLMLRLSLAWSAFRQAKAGVTESGKWEAPETFVRNTTKYWLRSDRVVHAQCLILKHLPFLVYGASEEDIAAALLRQQNLQKSEGGADEEAEEAELAGNSATSAASLKRKIGATQPITSVYVDSNTGYCFENRILRMEGAELIRFRWYGVNDNEGDKPVFVERKTHHESWTGLSSTKERFTLDQKFVKSYLLGRLPAAEALGIQFRERWWRDKKKEEEAKEREEREREGEAEAKEKTERNGRQEDGEACQDSEEGERERERAMEPREEATSREGCRENVGVGAEDERCRARKETTTEQRRQWEREEEEAETKYFQDAKTQKSLQLACEIQNTLLRHSLLPMVRTSYLRAAFQLSTSNAVRISLDTNLCMVDELTPQYVSLGMAEERRKLEPTSEGISSVGRCPLWENLRRPHPAMQQPVASPSAAFASASSRNGCVGATRGPAEEREKHGSPAHAVKEDLVRFERMREDDDDVLWCRVAEELLGKNDVVRFPFAVLEVKLQTSPSPPWVQELLALCDAIMVPKFSKFQHGMAFLHSDKISRLPYWLQASPEATGLRRDGKPLGRAASLDAPAQEGQSAPPRERRERPEPSTLPAASLPAPPHAEGVAEPSSWRVDGRAERHTFFFGSRRGKLFYSPVVRSVEEGQADDEGASQVPQLRVAGERGPPRHSVLTEPRNRSSANEQTLNCVSVDQLPAEPGLAEVTRRRRPRGKSTLGTDAARTLDWLRQRHTEALAEDFPTHWETAAAAEARGFLASRDNAFSNSFDETQEHLALAPLPRSEAPLQRSHDEEDDGWLSDPQSKQACLRKVMRQSKKMRKLDPKSFFANERTFLQYLQKAVYLGSLAITLLQWGGGGVVPDVAGFCLAFGVLALLVYSYRVFEERGSKLERKVARGDMNAGERYDSVYGPVAIFATVSVIVLFILCLQIDAGVKKLKSV, translated from the exons ATGGCGTCTGAGAACTGCACTTCGCCTGAAGCGTCTCCCTATGGCCTCcgaaggacggagaaggaggagaggaagcgcgatGCAAGAGGATCGTCCGTCGGAagtctcgcgtctctcccctcctgtGCAGAGAGCGCGCTGCCTCGACACTACTTGCCCCTCTACGTCAACATTCCCCAGATGGAAAAACTGATTACGCAGCTCGCGGCAGATGCCTCACAGAAGCTCTCCACTGCTACAATCAAG AAACAACTGAAACAAATGCAGCAAGAGCCGCTGACGACCGTGCCGTTAAACGAGAActcggggaagaaggagactgtGTCAGGAGATCGTTCAGGCCTCGCAAAGGCTGCCGAACGGCccccggtgtctccttcctggaGGGCGACTGCGGAGGAGAGTGTGGGGTCTCAAGAAAGCGGccaagcgagagaacgagatgacagagaagcgacagaaagagaagagagagacgaagctcAAAAGACAACGCAGACAGCAGGGACGAGCATCTTCGGCCAAGCTGAACTcatgtctctgcttccag AGTCGCGCTTCCGGAACCTGATGCAGCATCAAGTGCAGAGACTTAATTTCTTTGTGCAGTCGAAGGAGCAGGAAGTCTGCCAACGTCTTAGTCACATCTACAGCGCCATCGGCCTG ATGAGAGAGCAGCATGGCTTCACGGTGGACGTCGCTGCAAGACTGGAGGAAGAGCTCGATGCACAGAGTGCAG AAATTACACACCTCGACTTCTTTGTGCGACGAAACTACAAAGCTCTCGTTGACCTAGGTCACTTCTTCGACAGACTCCTCAAG ACCGACGCGACCCGCTGgttcattttctctctcatAAAGGAGAAGTTCTGCGACGTCGATCTCGAAGGCTTGATGCTGCGCCTCTCGCTTGCGTGGTCCGCCTTCCGACAAGCCAAA GCGGGGGTGACAGAGAGCGGCAAGTGGGAAGCGCCGGAGACGTTCGTGCGAAATACGACCAAGTACTGGCTTCGGTCCGACCGGGTG GTCCATGCGCAGTGCCTTATCCTGAAAcatcttccttttctcgtttaCGGCGCGTCCGAGGAGGACATC GCCGCAGCGCTCCTGAGACAGCAGAACCtccagaagagcgaaggcggagcagacgaggaagcggaggaggCAGAGCTTGCGGGCAACTCGGCGACAAGCGCGGCAAGTCTCAAACGCAAGATCGGCGCCACCCAACCGATCACGTCTGTCTACGTCGACAGCAACA CCGGCTACTGCTTCGAGAATCGAATTCTTCGCATGGAAGGTGCCGAACTTATTCGCTTTCGATGGTATGGCGTTAACgacaacgaaggagacaaaccGGTCTTTGTCGAGAG GAAGACGCACCACGAAAGCTGGACGGGATTGAGCAGCACGAAGGAGCGATTCACCTTGGACCAAAAATTCGTCAAGAGTTACTTGCTCGGGCGCCTTCCCGCGGCTGAGGCCCTCGGGATTCAGTTCCGTGAACGGtggtggagagacaagaagaaggaggaggaagcgaaggagagagaagaacgcgagcgagagggagaagcggaagcgaaagagaagacagagagaaacgggaggCAAGAAGATGGCGAAGCATGCCAAGATTcggaggagggagagcgagagagagagagagcgatggAGCCCCGTGAAGAGGCGACTTCAAGGGAGGGATGTCGGGAAAACGTAGGGGTcggcgcagaagacgagagatgCAGggcaaggaaagagacaacgacagagcagaggcggcagtgggagcgagaagaggaagaagcagagacgaaataCTTTCAAGACGCCAAAACTCAAAAATCTCTGCAACTTGCATGCGAAATTCAAAACACACTCCTCCGCCATTCCCTTCTACCGATG GTTCGCACGAGCTATTTGCGAGCAGCCTTCCAGCTGAGCACATCGAACGCCGTCAGGATTTCCTTGGATACCAATTTGTGCATGGTGGATGAGTTGACGCCTCAGTATGTCAGTTTGGGGATGGCCGAAGAGCGCAGAAAGCTCGAGCCGACGTCCGAGGGGATTTCGAGCGTCGGGAGATGTCCTCTCTGGGAGAACCTCCGAAGACCTCACCCTGCAATGCAACAGCCAGTCGCGTCCCCTTCggctgccttcgcctctgcatcCAGTCGAAATGGATGTGTGGGGGCGACCCGAGGGCcggcggaagagagggaaaagcaTGGTTCccccgcgcatgcagtcaaaGAAGACCTTGTGCGATTCGAACGCATGCGTGAGGATGATGACGATGTCCTCTGGTGCAGAGTGGCGGAAGAACTCCTTGGGAAG AACGATGTCGTTCGCTTTCCCTTCGCCGTCCTCGAGGTGAAACTGCAGACATCGCCAAGTCCTCCGTGGGTCCAGGAACTGCTTGCCCTCTGCGATGCAA tcatGGTCCCGAAGTTTTCAAAGTTCCAGCACGGCATGGCGTTTCTTCACAGCGACAAGATTAGTCGGCTTCCCTACTGGCTGCAGGCGTCGCCTGAGGCTACGGGGCTTCGCCGCGACGGAAAGCCGCTCGGCCGCGCGGCGTCGCTGGACGCGCCTGCGCAGGAAGGCCAAAGCGCGCCGcccagagagcgacgagaaaggCCTGAGCCGTCGACTCTTCCTGCCGCGTCCCTGCCTGCgccgccgcatgcagagggcgTCGCGGAGCCGAGCAGCTGGCGAGTGGACGGGAGGGCCGAGAGGCACACATTTTTCTTTGGGTCGAGGCGCGGCAAACTCTTCTACTCTCCCGTCGTTCGCAGCGTCGAGGAGGGACAAgccgacgacgaaggcgccAGCCAGGTTCCCCAGTTGAGAGTCGCTGGCGAACGGGGGCCGCCGAGGCACTCTGTCCTCACAGAGCCAAGAAACAGGTCCAGCGCGAACGAACAGACGCTCaactgcgtctccgtcgaccAACTGCCTGCGGAACCTGGCCTCGCGGAAGTCACGCGACGCCGAAGG CCTCGCGGAAAGTCGACCTTGGGGACGGACGCCGCGCGAACGCTGGACTGGCTGCGACAACGTCACACGGAGGCGCTAGCGGAAGACTTCCCGACACACTGGGAGACCGCTGCGGCGGCAGAGGCCCGCGgctttctcgcttcccgAGACAATGCGTTTTCTAACAGTTTCGATGAAACGCAGGAGCATCTCGCGCTGGCGCCTTTGCCTCGCTCAGAGGCGCCTCTGCAGCGCTCgcacgacgaggaagacgacggctGGCTTTCCGACCCTCAGTCGAAGCAGGCATGTCTGCGAAAAGTGATGCGACAAAGCAAGAAGATGAGGAAACTCGACCCAAAGAGCTTCTTCGCAAACGAACGAACCTTCCTGCAGTACCTGCAGAAGGCCGTTTACTTGGGTTCTCTGGCAATTAC CCTCCTGCAGTGGGGCGGCGGGGGTGTTGTCCCCGACGTGGccggcttctgtctcgctttcgGCGTCCTGGCCCTGCTCGTCTACAGTTACCGAGTCTtcgaagagcgagggagtAAACTGGAAAG GAAAGTCGCGCGAGGCGACATGAACGCGGGCGAGCGCTACGACAGCGTCTACGGTCCCGTCGCGATTTTCGCGACTGTTTCAGTGATTGTCCTCTTCATTCTCTGTCTGCAAATTGACGCGGGAGTTAAAAAACTGAAGTCGGTATAG